A window of Planctomycetota bacterium contains these coding sequences:
- a CDS encoding response regulator transcription factor: MSGPPADEVISVLCVDDNQFVVEAIAMKLSRTKGFSWKGELSRADTLTETVVRDCPSLVLLDIDMPGRDPFEAIKDLVAHCPSTRVVVFSGHVRRDLVERAVDVGVWGYVSKNDGEDELLAVLRRVSNAEFALSPEVQRVYHP; this comes from the coding sequence ATGTCCGGCCCGCCCGCCGACGAGGTCATCAGCGTGCTGTGCGTCGACGACAATCAGTTCGTCGTCGAGGCGATCGCGATGAAGCTCTCGCGCACGAAGGGGTTCTCGTGGAAGGGGGAGCTCTCGCGGGCCGACACGCTCACGGAGACGGTGGTGCGAGACTGCCCGTCGCTGGTGCTGCTCGACATCGACATGCCCGGGCGAGACCCGTTCGAGGCGATCAAGGACCTGGTCGCGCACTGCCCGAGCACCCGGGTGGTGGTCTTCAGCGGGCACGTGCGCCGGGACCTGGTGGAGCGAGCGGTCGATGTCGGAGTCTGGGGGTATGTGTCCAAGAACGACGGCGAGGACGAGCTCCTCGCCGTGCTGCGGCGCGTGTCGAACGCCGAGTTCGCGCTGAGCCCGGAGGTCCAGCGTGTCTATCACCCCTGA
- a CDS encoding response regulator transcription factor, translated as MSITPDAAADATIRVLVIDDSPDITDLFARLISAQRGLACVGTLHHAEDLAGHAARLRPHVIVLDLTMPGKDPLDAIAELERACPQVRVVGFSGYDSPRMADAVLNAGGWGLISKHGEVADVIEAIRDVASGEVVVRRGV; from the coding sequence GTGTCTATCACCCCTGACGCCGCCGCGGACGCGACGATCCGCGTCCTGGTCATCGACGACTCGCCCGACATCACCGACCTGTTCGCGCGCCTCATCAGCGCGCAGCGCGGGCTGGCGTGCGTGGGCACGCTGCACCACGCCGAGGACCTCGCCGGGCACGCCGCCCGTCTGCGCCCGCACGTCATCGTCCTGGATCTCACGATGCCTGGGAAGGACCCGCTCGACGCCATCGCCGAACTCGAGCGCGCGTGCCCCCAGGTGCGGGTCGTGGGCTTCAGCGGGTACGACTCGCCCCGTATGGCGGACGCGGTGCTGAACGCGGGCGGCTGGGGGCTGATCTCCAAGCACGGCGAGGTGGCCGACGTGATCGAGGCGATCCGCGACGTCGCGAGCGGAGAGGTCGTCGTGCGGCGGGGCGTCTGA
- a CDS encoding PLDc N-terminal domain-containing protein: protein MTLYTILGVIHFILFIIAAFEIIASGKSLGAKVLWLLVILLLPIIGLIIYYLMGRSAKTI from the coding sequence GTGACGCTGTACACGATCCTTGGTGTGATTCACTTCATTCTCTTCATCATCGCGGCGTTCGAGATCATCGCGTCCGGGAAGTCGCTGGGCGCCAAGGTCCTCTGGCTGCTGGTCATCCTGCTGCTGCCGATCATCGGGCTGATCATCTATTACCTGATGGGACGCAGTGCGAAGACCATCTGA